From a single Pseudorasbora parva isolate DD20220531a chromosome 15, ASM2467924v1, whole genome shotgun sequence genomic region:
- the si:ch211-140l13.3 gene encoding uncharacterized protein si:ch211-140l13.3 isoform X1 has product MSAEIPQNRTVVEASSSPKTDRLRTQSVGSVVQHHEENQSSCQLSSMSESDPSFLSKSVSQETFEEQRISETGRDSCQPAQYIMSQRSPQENPGQNELLLQRQVKQLQRVLQEQNTLFSLISPGLILSPTFLAHWQAQTPLSTSETDLLKPTENSDAFKESSTKPSYSGLVENESEDLATNNSNDVAASAELRCLSPIKEESLESAQEDCPLSPFGLRQGLPPNPEERPIRPGLREEQKTFEEFVEEHLKTDQAVLQYEIQAIAQIRGAEKRNFLRKGEGTSRISKGKDCSQSLKRTGSISPQMMNMKLSQQSLRPSEEMPNRSSPALKSEGNLSDQKDSLKRTIALQENSFSSNNKGKVKTLTDNIANNAVVRNYGKTNGSKSSGAALAERRSVGFKKMNDHIVKVYERNCLTKNYRQSGHTKETSKEVNLTDEVMESLALSESNDSASSEDGPSSQPQSVFPHYLSRHKVQSLDLSDGDYASDGPSETRFNDEHRTSTPTSSSSSFSSDSELMSLEGSVAHSSTKIEESGTKSDFRPPSAPETHTKTFPKVKVNAEDRTCGMEQDTPHTSIRSEMEEHGFNGEDGCGPLFRLMKELNEPQDLRQQVSSLKQRLMERESHWSQAHSLLQNRVEALTRENQELHSRLNVNKRSQQSAGSSAPQVGSYSTFEKTREEPQKTPRVRSATPAFNKPTSHRTPQSDVRKQTTSPAKLNSYKPVEVNGRSFTKANRIAECTADSLRKNSALSTDSPQNNDMIAQDGKGSLFNHHADCDDVQMAPQVREDKVREETHYPDGRVKKVERLFLNGCRVITFRNGTKKEIGVDKSVTVTFFNGDVKRTLADGTVMYYYCDAQTTHSTYPSGLEVVQFSNNQREKHHPDGTKEISFPDGTVKILHSDGREESIFPDGTIVKISQHGEKMVEFTNGQREIHTSQYKRRMYPDGTVKTVYTNGRQETKFSSGKVHIKNNKLKVNF; this is encoded by the exons ATGTCTGCAGAAATACCCCAAAACCGAACTGTGGTAGAAGCAAGCTCGAGTCCAAAGACAGACCGTTTGAGGACTCAATCTGTCGGCTCTGTTGTCCAGCATCATGAAGAAAACCAGTCGAGCTGCCAGCTGTCTTCAATGAGTGAATCTGACCCCAGTTTTCTATCTAAGTCAGTGAGTCAGGAGACGTTTGAGGAACAGCGGATATCTGAAACGGGCAGAGACTCCTGCCAACCTGCCCAGTATATAATGTCTCAAAGATCCCCCCAAGAG AATCCAGGCCAAAATGAGCTTCTCCTTCAGCGTCAGGTGAAGCAGTTGCAGAGGGTTTTACAGGAACAGAACACACTGTTCTCTCTCATCAGTCCAG GACTGATTTTATCTCCCACATTCTTAGCGCACTGGCAAGCCCAGACACCTCTGAGCACTTCAGAAACTGATCTCCTCAAACCTACTGAGAATTCAGATGCCTTCAAGGAAAGCTCAACCAAACCCTCATATTCTGGCCTGGTTGAGAATGAGTCAGAGGATCTGGCTACTAATAACAGCAATG ATGTTGCAGCATCAGCAGAGCTCAGATGCTTGTCTCCTATTAAAGAAGAATCTTTAGAATCTGCACAAGAAGACTGTCCTCTTAGCCCTTTCGGATTAAGGCAAGGTCTCCCACCAAACCCAGAGGAAAG GCCTATTCGACCAGGATTGAGAGAAGAGCAAAAAACATTTGAAGAGTTTGTTGAAGAACATCTAAAAACAGACCAGGCTGTTCTCCAATATGAGATTCAG GCTATTGCACAAATCAGAGGAGCAGAGAAGAGAAATTTCCTTCGTAAAGGAGAAGGAACATCTAGAATTTCAAAGGGTAAGGACTGCTCACAAAGTCTAAAGAGGACGGGCTCTATAAGTCCTCAAATGATGAACATGAAGCTCAGTCAGCAGTCGTTGCGACCCAGTGAAGAGATGCCAAATAGAAGCAGTCCTGCGCTGAAGAGCGAAGGAAACCTCAGTGATCAAAAAGACTCTCTAAAGAGGACCATTGCTCTACAAGAGAATTCTTTTTCATCAAACAACAAAGGGAAAGTGAAAACTTTGACTGATAATATTGCTAACAATGCAGTCGTGAGAAATTATGGTAAAACCAATGGAAGTAAGTCAAGTGGAGCTGCTCTGGCAGAACGCAGGAGTGttggctttaaaaaaatgaatgaccacATTGTCAAAGTCTATGAGAGAAACTGTCTAACCAAAAACTACCGTCAAAGTGGACATACCAAAGAGACGTCTAAAGAAGTTAATTTAACCGACGAGGTGATGGAGTCACTGGCTCTTAGTGAATCTAACGACAGTGCTAGCAGCGAGGATGGCCCCAGCTCTCAGCCTCAGAGTGTGTTTCCTCATTATCTTTCGAGGCACAAAGTTCAGAGTCTGGATTTGTCGGACGGCGACTACGCTAGTGATGGCCCGAGCGAGACTCGATTCAATGACGAACATCGCACTTCGACTCCTACATCTAGTTCTTCAAGCTTCAGCAGTGATTCAGAACTCATGAGCTTAGAGGGGTCTGTGGCTCACAGCTCCACGAAAATAGAAGAAAGCGGGACCAAAAGTGATTTTAGACCACCTTCTGCTCCTGAAACTCATACAAAGACATTTCCAAAAGTCAAGGTTAATGCAGAAGACCGCACATGTGGCATGGAGCAAGATACACCACATACTTCAATcag GTCGGAGATGGAAGAGCATGGTTTCAATGGAGAAGATGGCTGTGGACCTTTGTTCAGACTTATGAAAGAACTTAATGAACCTCAG GATCTGAGACAGCAGGTCTCATCTCTGAAGCAGCGGTTGATGGAGAGAGAGTCTCACTGGTCACAGGCCCACAGTCTCCTCCAGAACCGTGTGGAAGCCCTCACCCGAGAGAACCAGGAGCTTCACAGCAGGCTCAATGTGAACAAGAGATCACAGCAGAGCGCTGGCTCCTCTGCTCCTCAGGTTGGATCATACAGCACA TTTGAGAAAACCCGAGAGGAACCACAGAAGACCCCTCGTGTTAGGAGCGCAACTCCAGCCTTTAACAAACCCACCAGCCATAGGACGCCACAGAGCGAT GTAAGGAAGCAAACAACTAGTCCAGCTAAACTCAATTCCTACAAACCTGTTGAG GTGAATGGACGCTCTTTTACCAAAGCTAATAGGATAGCAGAATGCACAGCCGACTCTTTGA gaaagaATTCTGCACTTTCCACTGACAGTCCACAAAATAATGACATGATTGCACAAGACGGAAAG GGAAGTTTGTTTAATCATCATGCTGATTGCGATGATGTACAAATGGCACCCCAGGTCAGAGAAGACAAAGTACGGGAAGAAACTCACTATCCAGATGGAAGGGTAAAGAAG GTAGAACGTCTTTTTTTGAACGGATGTCGCGTGATCACATTCCGCAATGGAACAAAGAAAGAGATCGGTGTCGACAAGTCGGTCACGGTTACCTTCTTCAATGGCGATGTTAAACGCACGCTGGCTGACGGGACTGTG ATGTACTACTATTGTGATGCTCAAACAACACACTCAACCTATCCATCTGGTTTAGAGGTTGTACAGTTTTCAAACAACCAAAGAG AAAAACATCATCCTGATGGCACAAAGGAAATATCCTTCCCGGATGGCACTGTCAAGATTCTCCACTCTGATGGTCGAGAGGAAAGCATATTTCCGGATGGAACTATTGTCAAGATATCACA
- the si:ch211-140l13.3 gene encoding uncharacterized protein si:ch211-140l13.3 isoform X2, producing the protein MSAEIPQNRTVVEASSSPKTDRLRTQSVGSVVQHHEENQSSCQLSSMSESDPSFLSKSVSQETFEEQRISETGRDSCQPAQYIMSQRSPQENPGQNELLLQRQVKQLQRVLQEQNTLFSLISPGLILSPTFLAHWQAQTPLSTSETDLLKPTENSDAFKESSTKPSYSGLVENESEDLATNNSNDVAASAELRCLSPIKEESLESAQEDCPLSPFGLRQGLPPNPEERPIRPGLREEQKTFEEFVEEHLKTDQAVLQYEIQAIAQIRGAEKRNFLRKGEGTSRISKGKDCSQSLKRTGSISPQMMNMKLSQQSLRPSEEMPNRSSPALKSEGNLSDQKDSLKRTIALQENSFSSNNKGKVKTLTDNIANNAVVRNYGKTNGSKSSGAALAERRSVGFKKMNDHIVKVYERNCLTKNYRQSGHTKETSKEVNLTDEVMESLALSESNDSASSEDGPSSQPQSVFPHYLSRHKVQSLDLSDGDYASDGPSETRFNDEHRTSTPTSSSSSFSSDSELMSLEGSVAHSSTKIEESGTKSDFRPPSAPETHTKTFPKVKVNAEDRTCGMEQDTPHTSIRSEMEEHGFNGEDGCGPLFRLMKELNEPQDLRQQVSSLKQRLMERESHWSQAHSLLQNRVEALTRENQELHSRLNVNKRSQQSAGSSAPQFEKTREEPQKTPRVRSATPAFNKPTSHRTPQSDVRKQTTSPAKLNSYKPVEVNGRSFTKANRIAECTADSLRKNSALSTDSPQNNDMIAQDGKGSLFNHHADCDDVQMAPQVREDKVREETHYPDGRVKKVERLFLNGCRVITFRNGTKKEIGVDKSVTVTFFNGDVKRTLADGTVMYYYCDAQTTHSTYPSGLEVVQFSNNQREKHHPDGTKEISFPDGTVKILHSDGREESIFPDGTIVKISQHGEKMVEFTNGQREIHTSQYKRRMYPDGTVKTVYTNGRQETKFSSGKVHIKNNKLKVNF; encoded by the exons ATGTCTGCAGAAATACCCCAAAACCGAACTGTGGTAGAAGCAAGCTCGAGTCCAAAGACAGACCGTTTGAGGACTCAATCTGTCGGCTCTGTTGTCCAGCATCATGAAGAAAACCAGTCGAGCTGCCAGCTGTCTTCAATGAGTGAATCTGACCCCAGTTTTCTATCTAAGTCAGTGAGTCAGGAGACGTTTGAGGAACAGCGGATATCTGAAACGGGCAGAGACTCCTGCCAACCTGCCCAGTATATAATGTCTCAAAGATCCCCCCAAGAG AATCCAGGCCAAAATGAGCTTCTCCTTCAGCGTCAGGTGAAGCAGTTGCAGAGGGTTTTACAGGAACAGAACACACTGTTCTCTCTCATCAGTCCAG GACTGATTTTATCTCCCACATTCTTAGCGCACTGGCAAGCCCAGACACCTCTGAGCACTTCAGAAACTGATCTCCTCAAACCTACTGAGAATTCAGATGCCTTCAAGGAAAGCTCAACCAAACCCTCATATTCTGGCCTGGTTGAGAATGAGTCAGAGGATCTGGCTACTAATAACAGCAATG ATGTTGCAGCATCAGCAGAGCTCAGATGCTTGTCTCCTATTAAAGAAGAATCTTTAGAATCTGCACAAGAAGACTGTCCTCTTAGCCCTTTCGGATTAAGGCAAGGTCTCCCACCAAACCCAGAGGAAAG GCCTATTCGACCAGGATTGAGAGAAGAGCAAAAAACATTTGAAGAGTTTGTTGAAGAACATCTAAAAACAGACCAGGCTGTTCTCCAATATGAGATTCAG GCTATTGCACAAATCAGAGGAGCAGAGAAGAGAAATTTCCTTCGTAAAGGAGAAGGAACATCTAGAATTTCAAAGGGTAAGGACTGCTCACAAAGTCTAAAGAGGACGGGCTCTATAAGTCCTCAAATGATGAACATGAAGCTCAGTCAGCAGTCGTTGCGACCCAGTGAAGAGATGCCAAATAGAAGCAGTCCTGCGCTGAAGAGCGAAGGAAACCTCAGTGATCAAAAAGACTCTCTAAAGAGGACCATTGCTCTACAAGAGAATTCTTTTTCATCAAACAACAAAGGGAAAGTGAAAACTTTGACTGATAATATTGCTAACAATGCAGTCGTGAGAAATTATGGTAAAACCAATGGAAGTAAGTCAAGTGGAGCTGCTCTGGCAGAACGCAGGAGTGttggctttaaaaaaatgaatgaccacATTGTCAAAGTCTATGAGAGAAACTGTCTAACCAAAAACTACCGTCAAAGTGGACATACCAAAGAGACGTCTAAAGAAGTTAATTTAACCGACGAGGTGATGGAGTCACTGGCTCTTAGTGAATCTAACGACAGTGCTAGCAGCGAGGATGGCCCCAGCTCTCAGCCTCAGAGTGTGTTTCCTCATTATCTTTCGAGGCACAAAGTTCAGAGTCTGGATTTGTCGGACGGCGACTACGCTAGTGATGGCCCGAGCGAGACTCGATTCAATGACGAACATCGCACTTCGACTCCTACATCTAGTTCTTCAAGCTTCAGCAGTGATTCAGAACTCATGAGCTTAGAGGGGTCTGTGGCTCACAGCTCCACGAAAATAGAAGAAAGCGGGACCAAAAGTGATTTTAGACCACCTTCTGCTCCTGAAACTCATACAAAGACATTTCCAAAAGTCAAGGTTAATGCAGAAGACCGCACATGTGGCATGGAGCAAGATACACCACATACTTCAATcag GTCGGAGATGGAAGAGCATGGTTTCAATGGAGAAGATGGCTGTGGACCTTTGTTCAGACTTATGAAAGAACTTAATGAACCTCAG GATCTGAGACAGCAGGTCTCATCTCTGAAGCAGCGGTTGATGGAGAGAGAGTCTCACTGGTCACAGGCCCACAGTCTCCTCCAGAACCGTGTGGAAGCCCTCACCCGAGAGAACCAGGAGCTTCACAGCAGGCTCAATGTGAACAAGAGATCACAGCAGAGCGCTGGCTCCTCTGCTCCTCAG TTTGAGAAAACCCGAGAGGAACCACAGAAGACCCCTCGTGTTAGGAGCGCAACTCCAGCCTTTAACAAACCCACCAGCCATAGGACGCCACAGAGCGAT GTAAGGAAGCAAACAACTAGTCCAGCTAAACTCAATTCCTACAAACCTGTTGAG GTGAATGGACGCTCTTTTACCAAAGCTAATAGGATAGCAGAATGCACAGCCGACTCTTTGA gaaagaATTCTGCACTTTCCACTGACAGTCCACAAAATAATGACATGATTGCACAAGACGGAAAG GGAAGTTTGTTTAATCATCATGCTGATTGCGATGATGTACAAATGGCACCCCAGGTCAGAGAAGACAAAGTACGGGAAGAAACTCACTATCCAGATGGAAGGGTAAAGAAG GTAGAACGTCTTTTTTTGAACGGATGTCGCGTGATCACATTCCGCAATGGAACAAAGAAAGAGATCGGTGTCGACAAGTCGGTCACGGTTACCTTCTTCAATGGCGATGTTAAACGCACGCTGGCTGACGGGACTGTG ATGTACTACTATTGTGATGCTCAAACAACACACTCAACCTATCCATCTGGTTTAGAGGTTGTACAGTTTTCAAACAACCAAAGAG AAAAACATCATCCTGATGGCACAAAGGAAATATCCTTCCCGGATGGCACTGTCAAGATTCTCCACTCTGATGGTCGAGAGGAAAGCATATTTCCGGATGGAACTATTGTCAAGATATCACA
- the gpr31 gene encoding 12-(S)-hydroxy-5,8,10,14-eicosatetraenoic acid receptor → MDPSNDTEDISCQDNINENRALYIFYSSVVAVEFILGLLLNISVIHLFIFKLMFWKSKAIDIFLFNLVLADILLLIGLPVKAYNFQQCSENKVVCKVQLFLQFLNRGASIAFLTVISIYRYFSVVHPGKRKVLRILNQSPQISIFIWVLLTILTIPAMLQSFISCNSNENDKLENDPNENVQNGNDNQPNLTNIILREIVFFTQILIPFFVLVYCSIRITKRLKQKSVGDKNKLRKAMFLVTSVVLVFAVCFLPYAVTRAVQLKSGHKLKEEKDTVAKVYDGFICLSYLNCLLDPILYCLSSSKFKKLYMSNYLPFLLEKEQPESSDDTADE, encoded by the coding sequence ATGGACCCTTCAAACGACACAGAAGACATTAGCTGTCAGGATAACATCAACGAAAACAGAGCGCTGTATATTTTCTACTCGTCTGTGGTAGCTGTGGAGTTTATCTTGGGTCTCCTGCTGAACATTTCAGTTATTCATCTCTTCATCTTCAAGCTCATGTTCTGGAAATCAAAAGCCATTGACATTTTCCTGTTCAACCTGGTCCTGGCTGACATTTTGTTGCTGATTGGTTTGCCCGTAAAGGCGTATAACTTTCAGCAATGCAGTGAAAACAAGGTGGTGTGCAAAGTCCAGCTCTTTCTGCAGTTTCTCAACCGAGGAGCCAGCATCGCCTTCCTGACGGTCATCTCCATTTATCGATATTTTAGCGTAGTTCATCCCGGGAAGAGGAAAGTCCTCAGGATTTTGAACCAATCGCCTCAGATTTCTATATTTATCTGGGTGCTGCTGACCATTTTGACTATTCCCGCCATGCTGCAAAGTTTTATCAGTTGCAACAGCAATGAAAATGATAAACTTGAAAATGATCCAAATGAAAATGTTCAAAATGGAAACGATAACCAGCCAAACTTAACTAACATTATACTGAGGGAAATTGtgttttttacccagatttTGATCCCCTTTTTTGTTCTTGTGTACTGCTCAATACGGATTACAAAACGACTCAAACAGAAGTCGGTGGGCGACAAGAATAAGCTCCGGAAAGCGATGTTCCTCGTCACTTCAGTGGTCCTCGTCTTTGCGGTCTGCTTCTTGCCGTATGCCGTTACACGAGCGGTGCAGCTAAAGAGTGGCCATAAGTTGAAAGAGGAAAAAGATACAGTCGCTAAAGTGTACGATGGGTTTATCTGTCTCTCTTATCTGAACTGTCTGCTGGATCCAATCCTGTACTGCCTGAGCAGCAGCAAATTTAAGAAATTATACATGTCAAATTATCTCCCCTTTCTGCTGGAGAAGGAACAACCGGAAAGTTCAGATGACACTGCAGACGAATGA